A single uncultured Methanolobus sp. DNA region contains:
- a CDS encoding DNA-directed RNA polymerase subunit L, with translation MELKIIDKTEDEMHLEIIGENHTLLNMLKSALLDDKRVQIATYDMKHVSISDPILFVKTDGADPIEVVKDAAKNIVNDCDEFLGVFKTAIDI, from the coding sequence CAGAAGATGAGATGCATCTTGAGATAATTGGTGAGAACCACACTCTTCTCAATATGCTCAAGTCAGCTCTTCTCGATGACAAGAGAGTTCAGATAGCAACATACGACATGAAACACGTATCAATCAGTGACCCTATCCTTTTTGTAAAGACAGATGGTGCGGATCCTATTGAGGTCGTGAAGGATGCTGCTAAGAATATCGTAAATGATTGCGATGAATTCCTTGGTGTTTTTAAGACAGCTATTGACATTTGA